The following are encoded in a window of Flavobacteriales bacterium genomic DNA:
- a CDS encoding O-antigen ligase family protein, with protein MFYFIYGLYAFYEIITGNHLPTSDLFDAPYWLRYSPTVVYYNSNDFASIFTLMFMYLLSTYDKEKTLSILWLFAMICFHLIIAYYSQSRISLLVSLLFLGFRYPFKLAYSSILGVLILLVGITVFEPNWYIQFLDGLKELKTDLLFSDRQSTSIRLYLYKHSIMSIFSSYGLGYGVDYSLQYFQSINDPNLSHIVNPHSYIFEILINSGVLALLGFTLLNIYLIVKNIFLKEYDLVVQVLMFNLLLFSSSSSLFIWTIYLFIFIYICKTAQQQIKS; from the coding sequence TTGTTTTATTTCATTTATGGATTGTATGCTTTTTACGAAATCATCACGGGTAATCATTTACCTACATCTGACTTATTCGATGCCCCATATTGGTTAAGATATTCACCAACGGTAGTTTATTATAATTCTAATGACTTCGCTTCTATTTTTACGCTAATGTTTATGTATTTGTTAAGTACATATGATAAAGAAAAAACATTATCAATACTATGGCTTTTTGCAATGATATGTTTCCACCTAATAATAGCATATTATTCACAGAGTCGAATTTCACTATTAGTTTCTTTACTTTTTTTAGGATTTAGATATCCTTTCAAATTGGCTTACTCATCAATTCTTGGCGTATTGATATTGCTTGTTGGCATAACAGTATTTGAGCCCAATTGGTATATACAATTTTTAGACGGTTTAAAAGAGTTGAAAACAGATTTATTATTTTCTGATAGGCAATCTACTTCGATAAGGCTTTATCTTTATAAACACTCTATTATGTCTATATTTTCTAGCTATGGATTAGGATATGGAGTTGATTACTCATTACAATATTTTCAGTCTATTAACGACCCTAATTTGTCACACATTGTTAATCCGCATTCCTATATTTTTGAAATCCTTATAAATAGTGGTGTTTTAGCACTTTTAGGTTTTACATTATTGAATATTTATCTCATTGTAAAAAATATTTTTTTAAAAGAATACGATTTAGTTGTTCAAGTTTTAATGTTTAATCTATTACTATTTTCATCAAGTTCATCATTGTTCATTTGGACAATTTATCTTTTTATATTTATATACATTTGCAAAACAGCTCAGCAACAAATAAAATCTTAA